In Citrus sinensis cultivar Valencia sweet orange chromosome 2, DVS_A1.0, whole genome shotgun sequence, a single genomic region encodes these proteins:
- the LOC102607687 gene encoding uncharacterized protein LOC102607687 isoform X4, with product MENDKKAELASFLKVIPPVEFCCVYGSSLHPNNKDKSAMVDYVLGVSDPQQWHSENLKMNADHYALWLRLLGGAKLITQVADEIGVGVHFNPFVTWNDRVLKYGVVRMDDLISDILNWKRFYLSGRLQKPVQILADNLDIGNANSVNLRSALSAALLLLPSKFTQEDLFAKVCSLSYMGDLRMLFAEDKNKVKKIVQGQFDLFKSMYNPLIQEYEAKEFLRFSSYGNHQANVSQDCGVSVTFSLVSSLPPTIKSEMGMKLGENKTVNESD from the exons ATGGAGAATGACAAGAAAGCTGAGCTAGCTAGCTTTTTGAAAGTCATTCCCCCTGTTGAATTCTGCTGTGTTTATGGTTCATCTCTCCATCCGAATAACAAAGACAAG TCAGCCATGGTAGATTACGTTCTTGGTGTATCAGATCCTCAGCAATGGCATTCAGAG AATCTGAAAATGAATGCAGATCACTATGCTTTGTGGTTGAGACTGCTTGGTGGGGCAAAGCTG ATTACTCAAGTTGCCGATGAAATAGGTGTAGGAGTACACTTCAACCCATTTGTTACCTGGAATGACAGG GTGTTGAAGTATGGCGTTGTTCGTATGGATGACTTGATTTCGGACATACTGAACTGGAAGAGATTCTATTTGAGTGGTCGGCTACAGAAACCG GTACAAATACTTGCGGATAATTTGGATATTGGAAATGCGAATTCTGTTAATTTGAGATCTGCATTATCTGCTGCTCTTCTCCTCTTGCCATCCAAGTTCACTCAG GAAGATTTGTTTGCCAAAGTATGTAGTCTCTCATATATGGGTGACTTGCGTATGCTTTTTGCAGAAGACAAAAATAAG GTAAAGAAGATTGTGCAGGGGCAGTTTGATTTATTCAAGTCAATGTATAACCCACTTATTCAAGAGTATGAGGCCAAAGAGTTCTTAAGATTTTCGTCATATGGAAATCATCAAGCAAATGTATCTCAG GATTGTGGTGTGTCTGTCACTTTCTCCCTTGTTTCTTCTCTTCCACCAACAATTAAAAGCGAAATGGGAATGAAGCTTGGAGAGAATAAAACAGTGAATGAATCTG
- the LOC102607687 gene encoding uncharacterized protein LOC102607687 isoform X2, whose translation MENDKKAELASFLKVIPPVEFCCVYGSSLHPNNKDKSAMVDYVLGVSDPQQWHSENLKMNADHYALWLRLLGGAKLITQVADEIGVGVHFNPFVTWNDRVLKYGVVRMDDLISDILNWKRFYLSGRLQKPVQILADNLDIGNANSVNLRSALSAALLLLPSKFTQEDLFAKVCSLSYMGDLRMLFAEDKNKVKKIVQGQFDLFKSMYNPLIQEYEAKEFLRFSSYGNHQANVSQDCGVSVTFSLVSSLPPTIKSEMGMKLGENKTVNESGGNWTAWFVTEHMEKSGD comes from the exons ATGGAGAATGACAAGAAAGCTGAGCTAGCTAGCTTTTTGAAAGTCATTCCCCCTGTTGAATTCTGCTGTGTTTATGGTTCATCTCTCCATCCGAATAACAAAGACAAG TCAGCCATGGTAGATTACGTTCTTGGTGTATCAGATCCTCAGCAATGGCATTCAGAG AATCTGAAAATGAATGCAGATCACTATGCTTTGTGGTTGAGACTGCTTGGTGGGGCAAAGCTG ATTACTCAAGTTGCCGATGAAATAGGTGTAGGAGTACACTTCAACCCATTTGTTACCTGGAATGACAGG GTGTTGAAGTATGGCGTTGTTCGTATGGATGACTTGATTTCGGACATACTGAACTGGAAGAGATTCTATTTGAGTGGTCGGCTACAGAAACCG GTACAAATACTTGCGGATAATTTGGATATTGGAAATGCGAATTCTGTTAATTTGAGATCTGCATTATCTGCTGCTCTTCTCCTCTTGCCATCCAAGTTCACTCAG GAAGATTTGTTTGCCAAAGTATGTAGTCTCTCATATATGGGTGACTTGCGTATGCTTTTTGCAGAAGACAAAAATAAG GTAAAGAAGATTGTGCAGGGGCAGTTTGATTTATTCAAGTCAATGTATAACCCACTTATTCAAGAGTATGAGGCCAAAGAGTTCTTAAGATTTTCGTCATATGGAAATCATCAAGCAAATGTATCTCAG GATTGTGGTGTGTCTGTCACTTTCTCCCTTGTTTCTTCTCTTCCACCAACAATTAAAAGCGAAATGGGAATGAAGCTTGGAGAGAATAAAACAGTGAATGAATCTG
- the LOC102607305 gene encoding uncharacterized protein LOC102607305 — protein MALLSRLRCITVDVTGTLLAYKGELGDYYCMAAKSVGLPCPDYKRVHEGFKLAYKEMAKNYPCFGFAAKMPNIVWWKTCVRDSFVRAGYDYDEDTFEKIFRRIYASFGSSAPYTVFPDSQPFLRWAREKGLIVGIISNAEYRYQDVILPALGVNQGTEWDFGVFSGLEGVEKPDPRIYEIALERAGNIAPEEALHIGDSFRKDYVPAKSVGMHALLVDRFKTPDAKEWRKSGAIVLPDLVAVKEFLTSEISAC, from the exons ATGGCTTTACTGTCAAGATTGCGCTGCATCACTGTGGATGTTACTGGTACTCTTCTAGCTTACAAAGGGGAGCTTGGCGACTATTATTGCATGGCAGCCAAATCTGTTGGACTGCCTTGTCCTGACTACAAACGTGTGCATGAGGGATTTAAGCTGGCATATAAAGAGATGGCCAAAAATTATCCCTGTTTTGGTTTTGCAGCCAAAATGCCCAACATTGTCTGGTGGAAGACTTGTGTCAGAGATTCTTTTGTCAGG GCAGGATATGATTATGATGAGGATACATTTGAGAAGATATTTAGACGCATATATGCATCATTTGGCTCATCTGCACCTTATACAGTCTTCCCAGACTCTCAACCATTCCTGAGATGGGCCCGCGAAAAGGGTCTAATAGTGGGGATCATTAGCAATGCAGAATACCGTTATCAGGATGTAATTCTTCCGGCCTTGGGTGTGAACCAG GGGACCGAGTGGGACTTTGGTGTCTTTTCTGGTCTTGAAGGCGTTGAGAAACCTGATCCTAGGATTTATGAGATTGCTCTCGAAAGAGCTGGAAATATTGCTCCTGAGGAAGCTTTGCATATTGGAGATAGCTTTCGCAAGGATTACGTGCCAGCAAAGAGTGTGGGGATGCATGCACTGCTTGTAGATAGGTTTAAAACACCTGATGCTAAGGAATGGAGAAAATCTGGAGCAATTGTGCTTCCCGATTTGGTGGCAGTAAAGGAATTTCTTACTTCAGAGATATCAGCTTGTTAA